A genome region from Pseudanabaena sp. Chao 1811 includes the following:
- the hemH gene encoding ferrochelatase, translating to MGRLGVLLLNLGGPDKLEDVRPFLYNLFSDPEIIRLPSPLLQAPLAWLISSLRAKQSQQNYKKIGGGSPLRRITEAQAQALRTQLVQNGHEAQVYVGMRYWHPFTEEAIAQIKKDKIEELVVLPLYPQFSISTTGSSFRLLDRIWKTDPELQKIKYTVVPSWYDNSWYLQSMANLIATKLDQVKDPSKAHVFFSAHGVPVSYIEEAGDPYQKEIEACAALIMQKLNRPNPYKLAYQSRVGPVEWLQPYTDVAIEELAAQGVKELVVVPISFVSEHIETLEEIDMEYREIAEHAGIETFARVPAPDTDPTFIQALADVVLKALGDRPIPFSATIQPQKNTKLYPQERWEWGMTPSAEVWNGRLAMLGFLILLLELWLGRGQILQ from the coding sequence ATGGGGCGATTAGGAGTTTTACTGCTGAACCTCGGTGGACCAGACAAGTTAGAGGATGTCCGCCCATTTTTGTATAACTTATTTTCTGACCCAGAAATTATTCGCTTGCCATCGCCATTGTTGCAAGCACCCCTCGCATGGCTCATTTCCAGTCTCCGTGCTAAACAGTCTCAGCAAAACTACAAAAAAATTGGTGGTGGCTCTCCTCTCCGTCGCATTACCGAGGCTCAAGCTCAGGCATTGCGTACACAGCTCGTCCAAAATGGACATGAAGCTCAAGTTTATGTGGGAATGCGCTATTGGCATCCCTTCACTGAAGAGGCGATCGCTCAGATCAAAAAGGACAAAATTGAAGAATTAGTAGTTCTACCTTTGTATCCACAGTTTTCGATCAGCACTACAGGTTCCAGCTTCCGCTTACTAGATCGCATTTGGAAAACCGATCCTGAATTACAGAAGATCAAATATACAGTTGTGCCTTCTTGGTATGACAACTCATGGTATTTACAATCAATGGCAAACCTGATCGCCACTAAACTTGATCAGGTCAAAGACCCTAGCAAAGCCCATGTCTTTTTTAGCGCCCACGGTGTGCCAGTTAGTTACATCGAAGAAGCAGGTGATCCTTACCAAAAGGAAATCGAGGCTTGTGCAGCTTTAATTATGCAAAAGCTAAATCGACCAAATCCTTATAAGTTGGCTTATCAAAGTCGTGTTGGACCCGTTGAATGGTTGCAACCCTACACCGATGTCGCGATCGAAGAATTAGCAGCACAAGGGGTTAAGGAGTTAGTAGTAGTACCTATCAGTTTTGTCTCGGAGCATATCGAAACCCTCGAAGAAATCGATATGGAATATCGAGAAATTGCTGAACATGCGGGAATTGAGACCTTTGCGCGAGTCCCTGCCCCAGATACTGACCCCACATTTATCCAAGCCTTAGCTGATGTGGTACTTAAAGCTTTAGGTGATCGCCCAATCCCATTCTCAGCAACAATTCAACCGCAGAAAAACACCAAACTCTATCCTCAAGAACGTTGGGAATGGGGCATGACTCCTTCCGCAGAAGTATGGAATGGACGCTTAGCAATGCTCGGATTCTTGATCCTGTTGCTAGAGTTATGGCTAGGACGTGGGCAAATTTTGCAATAA